The proteins below come from a single Corynebacterium glyciniphilum AJ 3170 genomic window:
- a CDS encoding transporter substrate-binding protein, with protein MRIGLVFSLTGPRSDVGSTIADGALLAVREINTAGGVLGEPLEVEVFDTCSEVSRAPLGVRTLVQDRQVDALVGGYMSACRVAMLPVLRELDTVLMYPTYFEGGENDPHVFYCGAAPNQFLPDYLSWIATHLGHRIYIIGSDYIYPRVLSEEIRRTAATWNIKVVGDSFAPLGETDFRDAVAEITERTDSSRPDVVVCNLVGSESTSAFYQQLHDSGCGLPVAATVTTGVDLRAMKRTSGDGHYMVASYLAGVVSPNNITYRSALHQFRGPVPAHAAQVSAYNAVHMLSLAADRAGDTSTEALASALTHVTFNGNPTGTPFRFQADHYSIHPAIIGESDGHDYRIIAEFPPTPAEPWWGMSRSVNAR; from the coding sequence ATGCGCATCGGTCTTGTCTTCTCCCTCACCGGCCCCCGCTCCGATGTCGGGTCCACCATCGCCGATGGGGCACTGCTGGCCGTCAGGGAGATCAACACCGCCGGAGGCGTACTCGGCGAACCCCTGGAAGTCGAGGTTTTCGATACCTGTTCCGAAGTGTCCCGGGCGCCCCTCGGAGTACGGACCCTCGTCCAGGACAGACAAGTTGACGCCCTGGTCGGCGGCTACATGTCCGCCTGCCGGGTCGCCATGCTGCCGGTGCTACGGGAACTCGACACCGTACTGATGTACCCGACGTACTTCGAGGGCGGGGAGAACGACCCCCACGTCTTCTACTGTGGTGCCGCACCGAATCAATTCCTGCCCGACTACCTCTCGTGGATCGCCACGCACCTCGGCCACCGGATATACATCATCGGCTCGGACTACATCTACCCACGTGTCCTGTCGGAGGAAATCCGTCGCACTGCCGCCACCTGGAATATCAAGGTTGTCGGCGACTCCTTCGCACCCCTTGGAGAAACCGACTTCCGGGACGCCGTCGCCGAGATCACGGAACGAACAGACTCCTCGCGACCGGACGTCGTGGTCTGCAACCTGGTGGGTTCTGAGTCCACGTCCGCGTTCTACCAGCAACTCCATGACTCCGGCTGCGGTCTTCCTGTCGCCGCGACAGTCACCACCGGAGTCGATCTCCGCGCCATGAAACGAACGAGCGGTGACGGCCACTACATGGTCGCGTCCTACCTGGCAGGAGTGGTCTCCCCCAACAACATCACATACCGGTCCGCCCTCCACCAGTTCCGCGGACCGGTTCCTGCTCACGCTGCCCAGGTCAGTGCCTACAATGCGGTCCACATGCTCTCGCTCGCAGCGGACCGTGCCGGAGATACGTCAACCGAAGCGTTGGCTTCGGCGCTAACGCATGTGACGTTCAACGGAAACCCGACCGGTACGCCCTTTCGATTCCAAGCTGACCACTACAGCATCCACCCGGCGATCATCGGCGAGTCCGACGGTCACGACTACCGCATCATTGCCGAATTCCCACCTACTCCGGCCGAGCCCTGGTGGGGGATGTCTCGCAGCGTCAACGCAAGGTAG
- a CDS encoding purine-cytosine permease family protein, translating to MTTPHVHTDAGQHRADVPPLRIVHTDDPSVLAKNAAEDYSLHIVPRSWRVGKMSTAMVWTGLMSAMFFVVVGATVALSVGTVNSLIGIALSVVAYGLINQVASKVANESGTSVSQFSRAMFGRVGSAFAAALFGITIMYYVVAEGAIVASALHAFFADRGWVAPLSVWALVVVLYQAPLAWRGVTAWLDKLNGVLLPLYILGLIGSVVWAIVKYGYSNDWLTGPPASASDLGVPGWWYAFVIYMGVWVVTMMVWDFARYGKNEDAEINSKVIFGAPYYVVTLLVNAAVGMFLVETIEIDGPLSEESAIVGVVGMMGVWGLVWVLASQTRVNAGNFYLSSTNFQNFFARTVKWSMPRVFWLGVVAVIVYLMMLTNVLTWINVSLQYQGAFIVGWVAIMLVHVAWMRRTGVAYNRVEIRPGRVPAVNPAGTTAWVCSAVVGVAMVASGGNAAAVWAPPVAFVLAGAIYAVALRFARPTWFVMERPHDPRIEVSEAGEDPWEARVECYRCGDSYVAFEMDRDPSHNHAAICLACASDDPEFQRAADHEARLCGERR from the coding sequence ATGACCACTCCACACGTTCATACAGACGCCGGACAGCATCGCGCCGACGTTCCTCCCCTCCGCATTGTCCACACAGATGATCCCAGCGTCCTGGCGAAGAACGCCGCCGAAGATTATTCGCTCCATATCGTCCCCAGGTCCTGGCGGGTCGGGAAGATGTCCACCGCCATGGTCTGGACGGGGTTGATGAGCGCGATGTTCTTCGTTGTGGTCGGGGCGACTGTTGCCCTGAGCGTCGGTACGGTGAACTCGTTGATCGGTATCGCGCTGTCTGTCGTGGCCTACGGACTGATCAACCAAGTGGCCTCAAAGGTGGCGAACGAGTCCGGGACCAGTGTGTCCCAGTTCTCGCGAGCTATGTTCGGACGTGTGGGTTCCGCGTTCGCCGCTGCGCTGTTTGGCATCACGATCATGTACTACGTGGTAGCGGAGGGGGCGATCGTAGCTTCCGCGCTGCACGCGTTCTTCGCCGACCGCGGTTGGGTCGCACCACTCTCCGTCTGGGCACTGGTGGTTGTGCTGTACCAGGCGCCGCTCGCGTGGCGAGGTGTGACGGCATGGCTGGACAAGCTCAACGGCGTCCTGCTGCCGTTGTACATCCTGGGACTCATTGGGTCGGTCGTCTGGGCCATCGTGAAATACGGCTACAGCAACGACTGGCTCACCGGGCCCCCGGCATCAGCCTCCGACCTCGGGGTACCGGGTTGGTGGTACGCCTTCGTCATCTATATGGGAGTGTGGGTCGTCACCATGATGGTGTGGGACTTTGCCCGGTACGGAAAGAACGAGGACGCGGAGATCAACAGCAAGGTCATCTTCGGTGCCCCGTACTACGTGGTCACGCTGCTGGTTAATGCCGCGGTGGGGATGTTCCTTGTCGAGACGATCGAGATCGACGGCCCGTTGAGCGAGGAGTCTGCCATTGTCGGGGTCGTCGGCATGATGGGGGTCTGGGGGCTCGTGTGGGTGCTGGCCTCCCAGACCCGGGTCAACGCAGGAAACTTCTACCTCTCGTCCACTAATTTCCAGAACTTCTTCGCACGCACGGTGAAATGGTCCATGCCAAGGGTCTTCTGGCTTGGGGTGGTCGCCGTGATTGTGTACCTCATGATGCTGACCAACGTCCTGACCTGGATCAACGTGTCCCTTCAGTACCAGGGTGCGTTCATCGTCGGGTGGGTAGCGATCATGCTGGTCCATGTCGCCTGGATGAGACGGACCGGTGTTGCCTACAACAGGGTGGAGATCAGACCGGGGAGGGTTCCCGCGGTCAATCCGGCAGGCACGACCGCCTGGGTGTGCTCCGCTGTCGTGGGAGTGGCCATGGTGGCCTCCGGTGGGAACGCCGCGGCCGTCTGGGCCCCACCGGTTGCCTTCGTGCTTGCGGGAGCCATCTACGCCGTCGCTCTGAGATTTGCCAGGCCCACCTGGTTCGTCATGGAGCGTCCTCACGATCCCCGGATCGAGGTATCCGAGGCAGGCGAGGACCCGTGGGAAGCACGTGTGGAGTGTTACCGCTGCGGTGACTCCTACGTGGCCTTTGAGATGGACAGGGACCCTTCCCATAACCACGCCGCCATCTGTCTGGCGTGTGCCTCTGACGACCCTGAGTTTCAGAGAGCCGCCGATCACGAGGCAAGGCTCTGCGGGGAGAGACGCTGA
- a CDS encoding hydantoinase B/oxoprolinase family protein, with product MPTSLDPVTFEVLKNAFVNTVDQMAEQILRTCYSFVIYSRDFSSALCDLEGNTVMQGTGDIAAHVGTLHYTAKAVIRDFAHDMNPGDVFVINDVYEGGSHFNDTRIIRPIYYEGELLGYAQANGHWADVGGATPGSFNVKALDHMGEGLRIPPTRLWSKGEFLTDVAYLIAKNTRNPRDIIGDMQAQAEATKVAEREIQRLCAKYGVETVKTAMAEVQDYVEELTRAKIADLPDGVWYTEDYIDQDPALDEGLIPVTMKMIIEGDRVHYDLSKSHASISSMLNAGFGGSFAGIVAGTKMQFPDIPLNSGFYRVVTADLGPIGSVVNAEWPRPCAGFCSGPFEKIMNSVFEIWSDIQPSRAMAATFNLEYLLVGGKDNRLDESPSFMWYDWMMGGWGARNGADGYNASAPIFGVQYGTQPFEGQERLAPVLTTCHDLVPDSGGPGKYRGGLGAEKGGHLWASDNTVMSYCCDRERSVTWGLWGGLPSIPHGVWLNKGTEDERYLGSIFAAVPIKSGDRFTRPSAGGGGLGDPLQRDPAAVLEDVIDGYVTVERAEQDYGVVVNLVDPEIFEYEIDGSATEKARAYIRTHRREWMARDPQEVSGEYRQKLITDMDCIRRYGVILDWGSGEVLEESTRQFREMLARRTTVHWTDDPETAFVEGTLRNHPSTVTVTV from the coding sequence ATGCCTACCTCGCTCGACCCCGTGACTTTCGAGGTCCTCAAGAACGCTTTCGTCAACACCGTCGACCAGATGGCCGAGCAGATCCTACGGACCTGCTACTCGTTCGTCATTTATTCCAGGGACTTCTCCTCGGCCCTCTGCGACCTGGAGGGCAACACCGTGATGCAGGGGACCGGCGACATCGCCGCCCACGTCGGCACCCTGCATTACACCGCCAAAGCCGTCATCCGTGACTTCGCCCACGACATGAATCCAGGGGACGTTTTCGTCATCAACGACGTGTACGAAGGTGGCAGCCACTTCAACGACACGCGCATCATCCGTCCGATCTACTACGAGGGCGAGCTCCTTGGCTACGCACAGGCCAACGGGCACTGGGCTGATGTCGGTGGCGCGACTCCCGGCTCCTTCAATGTCAAGGCTCTTGACCACATGGGGGAGGGACTACGCATCCCGCCGACCCGTCTGTGGAGTAAGGGGGAGTTCCTCACCGACGTCGCGTACCTGATCGCCAAGAACACCCGCAACCCACGGGACATCATCGGTGACATGCAGGCGCAGGCAGAGGCCACGAAGGTCGCCGAACGTGAGATCCAGCGTCTGTGCGCTAAGTACGGTGTGGAGACCGTAAAGACGGCCATGGCCGAGGTCCAGGATTACGTGGAGGAGCTCACCCGGGCGAAGATCGCCGACCTGCCGGATGGTGTCTGGTACACCGAGGACTACATTGACCAGGACCCGGCCCTCGACGAGGGGCTCATCCCGGTCACTATGAAGATGATCATTGAGGGGGACCGGGTGCACTACGACCTCTCGAAGTCCCACGCCTCGATTTCCTCGATGCTCAATGCAGGTTTCGGCGGTTCGTTCGCCGGTATTGTAGCTGGCACCAAAATGCAGTTCCCCGATATTCCGCTGAATTCGGGCTTCTACCGGGTTGTCACCGCGGACCTCGGGCCGATCGGCTCGGTGGTCAACGCGGAGTGGCCGCGTCCGTGCGCGGGCTTCTGCTCCGGGCCCTTCGAGAAGATCATGAATTCCGTGTTCGAGATCTGGTCGGACATCCAACCGTCCCGAGCCATGGCAGCGACGTTCAACTTGGAGTACCTCCTGGTGGGAGGGAAGGATAACCGGCTCGACGAGTCCCCAAGTTTCATGTGGTACGACTGGATGATGGGTGGTTGGGGAGCCCGCAACGGTGCTGACGGCTATAACGCGTCTGCTCCGATCTTCGGCGTCCAGTACGGTACCCAGCCATTCGAGGGGCAGGAACGCCTCGCACCGGTGTTGACGACCTGCCACGACCTCGTCCCGGACTCGGGTGGGCCGGGAAAGTACCGTGGCGGTCTCGGAGCCGAGAAGGGCGGGCACCTGTGGGCGTCTGACAATACGGTGATGTCCTACTGCTGCGACCGTGAACGGTCGGTGACCTGGGGCCTGTGGGGAGGACTGCCGTCGATCCCGCACGGTGTGTGGCTGAACAAGGGCACTGAAGACGAGCGCTATCTCGGCTCCATCTTTGCCGCGGTACCCATCAAATCCGGCGATCGGTTCACTCGCCCTTCTGCAGGTGGCGGTGGGCTCGGGGACCCGTTGCAGCGTGACCCAGCCGCCGTACTGGAGGACGTCATCGACGGCTACGTCACGGTGGAGCGTGCTGAGCAGGATTACGGTGTGGTCGTCAACCTCGTCGACCCGGAGATCTTCGAGTACGAGATCGACGGGTCGGCGACGGAGAAGGCCCGTGCGTACATCCGTACACATCGCCGCGAGTGGATGGCACGCGACCCACAGGAGGTCTCTGGGGAGTACCGGCAGAAGCTCATCACCGACATGGACTGCATCCGTCGCTACGGGGTGATCCTCGACTGGGGCAGCGGTGAAGTGCTGGAGGAGTCCACCCGCCAGTTCCGGGAGATGTTGGCCCGTCGCACCACCGTCCACTGGACCGACGACCCGGAGACCGCGTTTGTTGAGGGCACGCTGCGTAACCATCCGTCGACCGTCACTGTGACCGTCTGA
- a CDS encoding hydantoinase/oxoprolinase family protein, with protein MTSTIEPGVRTAVDIGGTFTDVYVQQADGTIITAKYPTQADPIDGVLKGMALTGVEWKDVDLFSHGTTIATNALITRNFPKVAMVTTEGFRDVIEIRRGDREDWDPYNEVAAPFVPRRHRLTVSERVGYDGEVLTALDEDGAREVARVLRRRGVETVAVCFVNAYTNPVNEERMAEILAEELPGVPVCTSSDVLPEIFEYERFNTTVANAALVPIIGPYAKTLESRLTDAGYDNDVLLLHSGGGVMTPKMAETYGARLAASGIAAGAIASRHIGRKCGFENSIGFDMGGTSTDVSLTENGVLGTTDTWSVQFGFPICFPSIEVLTIGAGGGSIAWLDDAKSLRSGPQSAGSTPGPACYGDGGELATNTDANLVLGTVGVSLAGGVKQLDVEKAREAISGIAEPLGLGIEEAAQSIIKVANANMADAIRLISVRKGHDPRDFALVGFGGAGPLHVAYLAKDLGIPTVIVPPHPGVTSATGCLLVDIQHDLTKMYLTNAEDADLDELNTSFAELAAEGRDRLTAEHVEDDDMVFQYSIDMRYQGQWRSISVDVGVPITSLDEVIDKFHETHLKEHNFSNRDTGVEIYRLQVKAIGLTAHADEQPAELIDPSTFTPTAVEVRQVLFPDETARVETPIYNRTDLPAGAVIDGPCIIDQLDTTTVVPPQTTARVDEWDHLILTTAP; from the coding sequence ATGACATCAACCATCGAACCCGGTGTCCGTACCGCCGTCGATATCGGTGGAACGTTCACCGATGTCTACGTCCAGCAGGCGGACGGCACGATCATCACGGCCAAGTACCCTACCCAGGCTGACCCGATCGACGGCGTGCTCAAGGGGATGGCCCTTACCGGCGTGGAGTGGAAGGACGTCGACCTGTTCTCCCACGGCACCACCATCGCCACCAATGCCCTGATCACCCGGAACTTCCCGAAGGTCGCGATGGTGACCACCGAGGGCTTTCGCGATGTCATCGAGATTCGCCGCGGTGACCGGGAGGACTGGGACCCCTACAACGAGGTTGCAGCGCCGTTCGTTCCGCGCCGTCACCGGCTGACCGTCAGTGAGCGCGTCGGTTACGACGGAGAGGTCCTCACCGCCTTGGACGAGGATGGTGCCCGCGAGGTCGCCCGCGTCCTGCGCCGCCGCGGGGTCGAGACCGTGGCGGTCTGCTTCGTCAACGCCTACACTAACCCGGTCAATGAGGAGCGCATGGCCGAGATCCTCGCCGAGGAACTGCCCGGCGTTCCGGTGTGTACGTCCTCCGACGTCCTTCCCGAAATCTTTGAGTACGAGCGTTTCAACACCACCGTCGCCAACGCGGCCCTGGTGCCGATCATCGGCCCGTACGCCAAGACGCTGGAGTCGCGCCTGACCGACGCGGGCTACGACAATGACGTCCTGCTGCTCCACTCCGGTGGGGGAGTGATGACCCCGAAGATGGCGGAGACCTACGGTGCCCGGCTCGCCGCGTCCGGCATCGCCGCAGGTGCGATTGCCTCCCGCCATATCGGACGTAAGTGCGGCTTCGAGAACTCCATCGGCTTCGACATGGGCGGCACGTCCACCGACGTCAGCCTCACCGAGAACGGTGTCCTGGGCACCACCGACACCTGGTCGGTGCAGTTCGGCTTCCCGATCTGCTTCCCGTCGATCGAGGTTCTCACCATCGGTGCCGGCGGTGGGTCGATCGCCTGGCTCGATGATGCGAAGTCCCTGCGCTCGGGTCCGCAGTCGGCTGGGTCGACCCCTGGACCCGCCTGCTACGGCGACGGCGGTGAGCTGGCGACCAACACCGACGCGAACCTGGTCCTCGGCACCGTCGGTGTCTCTCTGGCCGGAGGTGTCAAACAGCTTGACGTGGAGAAAGCACGAGAGGCCATCTCGGGCATTGCCGAGCCGCTGGGCCTGGGTATAGAGGAGGCCGCCCAGTCGATCATCAAGGTCGCCAACGCGAACATGGCGGACGCCATCCGACTCATCTCGGTGCGTAAGGGCCACGACCCCCGCGACTTCGCCCTCGTGGGTTTCGGCGGGGCAGGGCCACTGCACGTCGCCTACCTGGCCAAAGACCTGGGTATCCCCACGGTGATAGTGCCGCCTCACCCCGGCGTCACCTCGGCGACAGGGTGTCTGCTGGTCGATATCCAGCATGACCTGACGAAGATGTACCTCACCAACGCCGAGGACGCGGACCTGGATGAACTCAACACCTCCTTCGCCGAACTGGCGGCGGAAGGGCGGGACCGCCTGACCGCAGAGCATGTCGAGGATGACGACATGGTGTTCCAGTACTCGATCGACATGCGCTATCAGGGACAGTGGCGGTCGATCTCCGTGGACGTCGGCGTCCCGATCACGAGCCTTGACGAGGTCATCGACAAGTTCCACGAGACGCACCTCAAGGAGCACAACTTCTCCAACCGCGACACCGGTGTCGAGATCTACCGGCTGCAGGTGAAGGCGATCGGACTGACCGCGCACGCCGACGAGCAACCGGCCGAGCTCATCGACCCGTCGACGTTCACGCCCACGGCGGTCGAGGTCCGGCAGGTCCTCTTCCCGGATGAGACAGCCCGGGTGGAGACACCGATCTACAACCGAACGGACCTGCCCGCCGGCGCCGTGATCGACGGCCCCTGCATCATCGACCAACTCGACACCACCACTGTCGTCCCCCCACAGACCACCGCCCGCGTCGACGAGTGGGACCACCTCATCCTCACCACAGCCCCCTGA